A genomic region of Antennarius striatus isolate MH-2024 chromosome 2, ASM4005453v1, whole genome shotgun sequence contains the following coding sequences:
- the ngfa gene encoding neurotrophin-7 gives MRSSSLVLLLLIGVQAVLNMGGGLAWSARAAKHKVGQQAAANHRAGQQQTVGDHLSEHHPTQEQRRASHHRTKRPHRAASHPHDRSPIPEHPPSDPSIPVVDPKLFSKRRYRSSPRVVFSEVPPSHEALESEGYDIEGMRGVRVRRRAGSHTMHRGEYSVCDSINTWVGNLTQATDIAGNEVTVLPNVTINNVVKKQFFYETTCRSPTHRSSGTGNGGRPGGRGGKQGSKSGNSGCLGIDSRHWNSYCTNTHIFVSALTIFKERIAWRFIRINAACVCVLSRKTWPR, from the coding sequence ATGAGGTCGTCATCACTggtcctgctcctcctgatCGGCGTCCAGGCTGTACTGAACATGGGAGGTGGATTGGCCTGGAGCGCCAGGGCAGCCAAACACAAAGTAGGACAGCaggcagcagccaatcacagagcaggaCAGCAGCAGACGGTGGGGGACCACCTTTCTGAACATCACCCCACACAGGAGCAACGTAGGGCCAGCCACCACAGGACCAAGAGGCCCCATCGGGCAGCTTCACATCCCCATGATAGGAGCCCCATCCCAGAACACCCTCCTTCAGACCCCTCCATCCCAGTAGTGGACCCAAAGCTCTTCTCCAAGAGACGCTACCGCTCCTCACCTCGTGTGGTCTTCAGCGAGGTGCCCCCATCACACGAAGCCCTGGAAAGTGAGGGCTATGACATTGAAGGGATGAGGGGGGTGAGGGTAAGGCGCAGAGCGGGATCACACACCATGCACCGAGGAGAGTACTCGGTATGTGACAGCATAAATACCTGGGTGGGCAACTTGACACAAGCCACAGATATAGCAGGGAACGAGGTGACAGTGCTGCCCAACGTCACAATCAACAACGTGGTGAAGAAGCAGTTCTTCTATGAGACCACGTGTCGATCCCCGACACACAGAAGCTCCGGGACTGGGAATGGGGGAAGACCAGGAGGACGGGGAGGCAAACAGGGCTCCAAATCAGGCAACTCGGGCTGTCTCGGCATTGACAGTCGCCACTGGAACTCCTactgcaccaacacacacatattcgtAAGCGCCCTGACCATCTTCAAGGAACGGATAGCCTGGCGCTTCATTCGCATCAACGccgcgtgtgtgtgcgttctcAGCCGGAAGACTTGGCCAAGATAA